The Winogradskyella schleiferi genome has a window encoding:
- a CDS encoding Tim44 domain-containing protein, producing MKPLHKKILLTILIIGFLFYIDPVYAGPGGTIAKGLFKTWWGKLILFAIVIVFFPLIVYTYSVEFFAVKKTKKQLNQIGLKHKDFSWLNLDKNVRNVFTRVYLAWDNEDMKEVSEYVNHWYWQNQQTVHLDKWKQENLKNVCKLDKIKSVKPLYLELTENENLEGSKIAFVISANIKDYLKDKETQRIVQGKNEFGDEEKIWIMEYTNGKWLLDDIREGKFSLAFAKMKNVIPEFQTTANLTTK from the coding sequence ATGAAACCGCTTCACAAAAAAATACTATTAACCATACTTATTATTGGCTTCTTATTCTATATCGATCCTGTTTATGCAGGTCCTGGTGGCACTATAGCCAAAGGTCTGTTTAAAACTTGGTGGGGAAAATTAATTTTGTTTGCAATTGTCATTGTGTTCTTTCCTTTAATCGTTTATACCTACTCCGTTGAATTTTTTGCGGTTAAGAAAACTAAAAAGCAGCTCAATCAAATTGGGCTAAAGCACAAGGATTTTTCATGGCTAAACCTTGATAAAAACGTACGTAATGTGTTTACACGCGTTTATCTGGCTTGGGACAACGAAGACATGAAAGAAGTTTCAGAATATGTTAATCATTGGTATTGGCAGAACCAACAGACCGTTCATTTAGATAAATGGAAACAGGAAAACCTAAAAAACGTCTGTAAGTTAGATAAAATCAAAAGTGTAAAACCACTCTATTTAGAACTAACAGAGAACGAAAATCTTGAAGGTTCAAAAATTGCATTCGTAATTTCTGCTAACATTAAGGATTATTTAAAAGACAAAGAAACACAACGTATTGTACAAGGAAAAAATGAATTTGGTGATGAAGAGAAAATCTGGATTATGGAATACACCAATGGTAAGTGGCTTTTGGACGATATTAGAGAAGGAAAATTCAGTTTGGCTTTTGCCAAAATGAAAAATGTAATACCAGAGTTCCAAACCACTGCGAACTTAACGACAAAATAA